In one window of Tumebacillus algifaecis DNA:
- a CDS encoding M15 family metallopeptidase has product MKKVYFWLAILLLIGYGIVQYKLKDEKQSEIDVQVQEAASQKEGRTIQVTKDQIFKGDLLLVNKDHPVPPEGEEPGAVNLSQHPELVKGFSLLDNTIQLSPRLLQNFTSTLRAAEKEGVSHFLITSGYRNDQEQSQLYQQMGAEYAMPAGFSEHNLGLSIDIGSTQGDMNQVPEGEWLSRHAWKYGFILRYPKDKEHITGIRYEPWHFRYVGFPHSAIIQKKGFVLEEYLDFLKEQKTVTATVDHQTYKISYYPVSTNTTIHVPENGRYDISGNNMDGVIVTVHDQPNLN; this is encoded by the coding sequence ATGAAGAAGGTATATTTTTGGCTTGCGATTCTTTTGCTGATTGGATATGGAATTGTTCAATACAAACTGAAAGACGAAAAACAATCGGAAATTGATGTTCAAGTTCAGGAGGCAGCTTCTCAAAAGGAAGGGCGGACGATACAAGTTACGAAAGACCAGATCTTCAAAGGCGACCTGCTGCTTGTCAACAAGGATCATCCTGTACCTCCTGAGGGTGAAGAGCCCGGTGCGGTCAATCTGTCTCAACACCCAGAGCTTGTGAAGGGGTTCAGTTTGCTGGACAATACGATTCAGCTTTCGCCTAGATTGCTGCAAAACTTCACGTCCACACTTCGAGCCGCTGAAAAAGAAGGGGTCAGCCATTTTTTAATCACCAGTGGTTACCGGAACGACCAAGAACAAAGCCAACTGTATCAGCAAATGGGGGCCGAATATGCGATGCCTGCCGGTTTCAGCGAACATAACCTCGGCCTGTCGATCGATATCGGATCGACTCAAGGAGATATGAATCAGGTGCCGGAAGGAGAGTGGCTTAGCCGACATGCATGGAAATACGGCTTCATTTTACGCTATCCAAAGGACAAAGAACACATCACAGGTATTCGATATGAGCCGTGGCATTTCCGCTATGTCGGGTTCCCGCACAGTGCCATCATTCAAAAAAAGGGCTTCGTTCTAGAGGAATATTTGGATTTCTTGAAAGAACAAAAGACCGTTACGGCTACAGTAGATCATCAAACCTATAAGATCTCTTACTATCCTGTTTCCACAAATACAACGATCCATGTTCCTGAGAATGGCCGCTATGACATTTCAGGCAATAATATGGATGGTGTCATTGTGACCGTGCACGATCAACCGAATTTGAATTAG
- a CDS encoding response regulator transcription factor, giving the protein MKTITILIADDETEIADLIELHLQKEGYRCIKAADGQEAEAAIRTHPIDLAILDIMMPKLDGYEVTRRIREQHHLPIIFLSAKATDLDKIAGLVQGADDYVTKPFNPMELVARVNAQLRRSMQFNRLAPVNTQVLEAGGLIIDPEQRTVFLFGNLIKLTPKEFDILYLLASHPKKVYSSENIFEHVWGETYYEGGNTVMVHIRTLRKKLGEDQNKNKWIKTVWGIGYTFNG; this is encoded by the coding sequence ATGAAAACGATCACCATTTTGATAGCGGACGATGAGACGGAAATCGCCGATTTGATCGAACTACATTTGCAAAAGGAAGGCTACCGTTGCATAAAAGCGGCTGATGGGCAGGAAGCAGAAGCTGCTATTCGAACGCATCCAATTGATTTGGCAATTTTGGATATTATGATGCCAAAGCTGGACGGCTACGAGGTGACGCGGAGAATTCGGGAGCAGCATCATCTGCCCATCATTTTTTTGAGCGCAAAAGCGACCGACCTCGATAAAATTGCAGGGCTGGTCCAGGGAGCGGATGATTATGTGACCAAACCGTTCAACCCGATGGAATTGGTTGCTCGCGTGAATGCACAGCTGCGGCGTTCCATGCAGTTCAATCGATTGGCTCCGGTGAATACCCAGGTTTTGGAGGCGGGCGGCTTGATCATCGATCCCGAACAACGAACCGTATTTCTCTTTGGCAACCTGATTAAGCTGACTCCGAAAGAGTTTGATATTTTGTACCTGCTAGCCAGTCATCCGAAGAAGGTCTACAGCTCTGAAAATATTTTCGAACACGTGTGGGGTGAGACCTACTACGAAGGAGGCAATACGGTCATGGTACATATTCGCACATTGCGGAAAAAGCTCGGCGAAGACCAGAATAAAAACAAATGGATCAAGACCGTTTGGGGAATAGGGTATACGTTCAATGGCTAA
- a CDS encoding HAMP domain-containing sensor histidine kinase, whose product MAKMIRGFRYKMILLFGLSTLCSGTITYLIYRALQLYYHGMKFEDPLTKVRFFIRDIGDINFFLLIFIPLSILFFLLFTKHYVAYFDEISVGIYRLANGDFNSRLLIRSNDEFGDIARDINLASEKLRKAMERGDFAENSKEQLVLNLAHDLRTPLTSVLGYLDFILQDDELTTEQIKHYTRIAFTKSQRLEKLIDELFEITRMNYGRLTLEIHPIDLSEFLSQLNEEIYPLLEKNKLTTRLDVTPHLTIMGDGELLARVFENLLTNAIRYGFDGQYIDIHCHLDDDEVVLQIINYGNFIPREELPHIFDMFFTGDKARTHREESTGLGLFIAKNIVEQHQGTISAESDTIRTLFEVRLPQGLEK is encoded by the coding sequence ATGGCTAAAATGATCCGAGGCTTCCGGTATAAAATGATTCTGCTATTCGGCTTAAGTACACTCTGTTCCGGCACGATTACCTATTTGATCTATCGGGCTCTCCAGCTCTATTATCATGGAATGAAGTTCGAGGATCCCTTGACGAAAGTTCGTTTCTTTATAAGAGATATTGGGGATATCAACTTCTTTCTGCTTATTTTTATCCCACTCTCAATCTTGTTTTTCTTGCTTTTCACGAAGCATTATGTAGCGTATTTCGATGAAATCTCGGTAGGAATTTACCGCCTTGCGAACGGCGACTTCAACAGTCGATTACTCATTCGATCAAACGACGAGTTTGGAGACATTGCGAGAGACATTAATCTGGCGAGTGAAAAATTGCGGAAAGCGATGGAGAGAGGAGATTTTGCGGAAAACAGCAAGGAACAATTGGTCTTGAATTTGGCCCATGATCTGCGTACCCCGCTTACTTCCGTATTAGGTTATTTGGATTTTATTCTTCAGGATGACGAGCTGACGACAGAACAAATCAAGCACTATACGAGAATTGCTTTCACCAAGTCTCAACGACTGGAGAAGCTGATTGATGAACTGTTCGAAATCACCCGAATGAATTACGGCAGGCTAACGCTTGAGATACACCCGATCGATCTAAGCGAGTTCCTTAGCCAATTAAACGAGGAAATCTATCCGTTGCTTGAGAAAAATAAATTGACTACCAGATTGGACGTTACTCCTCATTTGACGATTATGGGCGATGGGGAGCTACTAGCCCGAGTATTTGAAAATCTTCTGACGAACGCCATTCGCTATGGCTTTGACGGTCAGTATATCGATATTCATTGCCATCTTGACGACGATGAAGTGGTGTTACAAATCATTAATTACGGAAATTTCATTCCGCGTGAGGAACTGCCGCATATTTTCGATATGTTCTTTACTGGCGACAAGGCACGAACGCATCGTGAAGAGAGTACCGGCCTCGGCTTGTTCATTGCAAAAAATATTGTCGAGCAACATCAAGGCACGATTTCGGCCGAAAGCGATACCATTCGCACGCTGTTTGAAGTACGTTTACCGCAAGGGCTGGAGAAGTAG
- a CDS encoding ribonuclease H family protein: MRSVRSVKVYDAASILARDALLKWSNGAKKTYGLTLPNGASSAVIQAGKSYVHQHGKDALANVAKLHFKTIEDIH, translated from the coding sequence GTGCGATCAGTGCGGTCGGTAAAAGTATATGATGCCGCCTCCATACTCGCCCGCGACGCGTTGCTCAAATGGAGTAACGGCGCGAAAAAGACCTACGGTCTCACCTTGCCCAACGGAGCCTCTTCCGCCGTGATCCAAGCGGGTAAATCCTATGTACACCAACATGGCAAGGATGCGCTCGCCAACGTGGCGAAACTACATTTCAAGACGATAGAAGACATTCATTGA